A genomic stretch from Coleofasciculus sp. FACHB-1120 includes:
- a CDS encoding MFS transporter: MTFRKPTLSWLPQLNSQVWILAAGRFLSGIGTGFTLFYAPIFFVNQVGLSATQVGIGLGSASISGVIGRILGGSFADSKFWGRRRTLLLSAAVSAVASLVLAMSNNFHIFVVGNLLMGMGIGLYWPATEAVVADLTQGEQRNEAYAITRLADNLGMGIGIVLGGVLIGATGAYRELFVLDAISFVVFFGVVYVAIAETYKPGEREQQAFSSWATALRDRSLLIFCLVNIIFTTYISQTQSTMPLYFSNFLRVEASGKGFSPTTISALFTWHLVLAILLQMPVVKIFKRLSHPYALCISALFWGLGFSLIWFTGVAASSQLVWAILAMGVFAIALVSYTPSASSLITVLAPESQRGVYFSINSLCWAIGYFIGPTVGGWALDQPPVVAHGLWLGFALSVAITIGILQYLNQILNAKNAEGNAK; encoded by the coding sequence ATGACTTTCCGCAAACCCACGCTTTCCTGGTTGCCTCAGCTCAATTCTCAAGTTTGGATTCTGGCCGCTGGTCGATTTTTATCCGGGATTGGTACTGGCTTTACTTTGTTTTACGCCCCGATCTTTTTTGTGAATCAAGTGGGACTATCCGCCACTCAAGTTGGGATTGGCTTAGGCAGCGCCTCTATTTCTGGGGTAATTGGGCGCATTTTGGGCGGTTCGTTTGCAGATTCAAAGTTTTGGGGACGCAGGCGCACGCTGTTGCTCTCAGCCGCGGTTTCGGCAGTTGCTTCCCTGGTATTGGCAATGAGCAACAATTTTCACATTTTTGTGGTTGGTAACTTGCTCATGGGCATGGGCATCGGTTTATACTGGCCTGCCACAGAAGCAGTGGTAGCAGATTTGACGCAGGGAGAGCAGCGAAATGAAGCCTATGCGATAACGCGACTGGCAGACAATTTGGGGATGGGCATCGGAATTGTATTGGGAGGCGTATTAATTGGGGCGACGGGGGCTTATCGAGAGCTGTTTGTGTTGGATGCGATTTCGTTTGTGGTGTTCTTTGGGGTTGTGTATGTAGCGATCGCAGAAACGTACAAACCAGGAGAACGCGAACAACAAGCCTTCAGCAGTTGGGCAACGGCATTGCGCGATCGCAGTTTGTTGATTTTCTGCTTAGTGAACATTATCTTCACCACCTATATCTCGCAAACCCAAAGTACAATGCCGCTGTACTTTAGCAATTTCTTGCGTGTAGAAGCATCAGGAAAAGGATTCTCACCGACAACAATTAGCGCCTTATTTACCTGGCACCTTGTCTTAGCCATTCTCTTGCAGATGCCAGTTGTGAAAATATTTAAACGCTTGAGCCATCCCTATGCTTTGTGCATTTCCGCCTTATTTTGGGGGTTAGGATTTAGCTTGATTTGGTTTACAGGAGTCGCGGCATCAAGTCAGCTAGTATGGGCAATTTTAGCAATGGGAGTCTTTGCGATCGCCCTCGTCTCCTACACTCCCTCAGCATCTTCTCTGATTACAGTCTTAGCCCCCGAATCTCAGCGTGGCGTCTATTTTTCAATCAATTCTCTTTGCTGGGCAATCGGCTATTTCATTGGCCCTACGGTGGGTGGCTGGGCATTAGATCAACCGCCCGTCGTGGCGCATGGTTTGTGGCTGGGTTTCGCGTTAAGCGTAGCCATCACCATAGGGATTCTGCAATATCTCAACCAGATTTTAAACGCAAAGAACGCAGAGGGGAACGCAAAGTAA
- a CDS encoding chlorophyll a/b-binding protein — translation MQETQKVTPPVMDDRNAWRYGFTPQAEIWNGRLAMIGFLAAALIEIFSGQGFLHFWGLI, via the coding sequence ATGCAAGAGACACAGAAAGTAACCCCTCCCGTCATGGACGATCGTAACGCTTGGAGATACGGCTTCACTCCTCAAGCTGAAATTTGGAACGGGCGTCTAGCGATGATTGGCTTTTTAGCTGCGGCGCTGATTGAAATCTTCTCAGGTCAAGGCTTCCTGCACTTCTGGGGTCTGATCTAG
- a CDS encoding sucrose-phosphate phosphatase — MKPFLFLTDLDNTLVGDDEALEELNRHLSQHREQYGTKIVYVTGRSPILYQELKTEQHLLEPDVLVVSVGTEIYRDGSQTPDPAWVEQLSHKWDRELIVATTAHFSDLVPQPPSEQRPFKVSYFLSGEAAVEVLPQLEDLLEERQLDVKLVYSSGKDLDILPRGGNKGTATAFLRQQFQMPPEQTVVCGDSGNDVAFFQSGEERGIIVGNAQPELLKWHYANPSINRYLAKADCAGGILEGLKHFGFLE; from the coding sequence GTGAAGCCATTTCTCTTCTTGACCGATTTAGACAATACCTTAGTAGGCGATGACGAGGCTCTAGAAGAACTCAATCGCCACCTGAGCCAGCATCGGGAACAATACGGGACAAAGATTGTTTATGTGACAGGTCGTTCCCCCATCCTCTACCAAGAACTGAAGACCGAACAACATCTATTAGAGCCAGATGTCCTAGTGGTGTCTGTTGGGACGGAAATTTACCGAGATGGCAGCCAGACTCCAGATCCGGCTTGGGTAGAACAACTTTCTCACAAGTGGGATCGCGAGTTGATCGTCGCTACAACCGCTCATTTTTCTGACCTCGTTCCCCAACCGCCCTCAGAACAACGCCCTTTTAAAGTTAGCTACTTCCTCTCCGGGGAAGCCGCAGTCGAAGTTCTCCCTCAGCTAGAAGATTTGTTGGAAGAACGCCAGCTAGATGTCAAGTTGGTATATAGCAGTGGCAAAGACTTGGACATCCTACCTCGCGGCGGCAATAAAGGAACTGCAACTGCATTTCTGCGACAGCAATTTCAGATGCCTCCAGAACAAACCGTTGTTTGCGGTGACTCTGGCAACGATGTGGCATTCTTTCAGTCCGGCGAGGAGCGAGGAATTATTGTCGGGAATGCCCAGCCAGAACTGCTAAAGTGGCATTACGCCAATCCTTCTATTAATCGCTATTTGGCAAAAGCTGATTGCGCTGGAGGTATCCTAGAAGGTTTGAAGCATTTCGGCTTTTTAGAATGA
- the ruvA gene encoding Holliday junction branch migration protein RuvA produces MISYLKGTVAGIQKSTANRVILILEVNQIGYELHIPPRLETELPAAGEMVQVFTHQQVREDQVLLYGFGSAAERDLFRALVSVSGIGARGAIALLDTLGLSDLVQAIVTGNTRTLAKTPGIGSKTAERLALELKTKLAEWRHSAGVTSTATGPSAAILEDVEMTLLALGYSNSEVLQAIAVVKQDSLLAKSTNAEDWIRGAIAWLSH; encoded by the coding sequence ATGATCAGCTATCTCAAAGGGACGGTAGCTGGCATCCAGAAAAGCACCGCCAATCGCGTCATCCTGATTCTGGAAGTCAATCAGATTGGTTACGAACTGCATATCCCGCCACGGCTGGAGACTGAGCTACCGGCGGCGGGAGAAATGGTGCAAGTTTTTACACACCAACAAGTTCGAGAAGATCAAGTCCTCCTGTATGGCTTTGGCTCCGCCGCTGAGCGGGATTTATTTCGTGCCCTCGTTAGTGTCAGCGGCATTGGTGCCAGAGGCGCAATCGCCCTTCTAGACACCTTAGGGCTATCAGATTTAGTCCAGGCAATCGTTACTGGCAACACTCGCACCTTAGCGAAAACTCCTGGCATTGGTAGCAAAACCGCCGAACGTCTGGCGCTGGAACTCAAAACTAAACTGGCAGAATGGCGACACTCGGCAGGGGTCACTAGCACCGCGACTGGCCCTTCCGCCGCCATTTTAGAAGATGTGGAGATGACGCTACTTGCCTTGGGATATAGCAATAGTGAAGTATTGCAGGCGATCGCTGTCGTCAAACAGGATTCTCTGTTGGCGAAAAGCACGAATGCGGAAGATTGGATTCGAGGCGCGATCGCTTGGTTGAGTCATTAA
- a CDS encoding AAA family ATPase → MNITTTDGWYQANSHYLMTAVATVHRALEHYIARKKDRAIAPVPNDQSIEAIASSMPTPPALEQLCTTFNLSSFERDILLLCAGMAIFPDFPALCANAQENREITYPTFGLALEVFPKAHWSAFTPQAPLRHWKLLQIGTGQVLTSCPLQIDESVLHYLFGEPYQDQQLLSVIKPMPVEASGIPLQPSHQQIVERLAALLHRGEETESRGQIPIVQLCGMDATDKRAIASAAGAIAQRPLKIMSVYRLPTDLEDSDRLLRRWEREVALTGSVLLLDCDRLNTGDTVRENAILQLIEETSIPLIITTEERLHSPQRSIITFDIPKLTRSEQLAIWQSNLGAIAAELNGHVETLVSQFNLNTPAIQAACSQLKIKHEQLNIKVEDSSSPNQLWDFCRVQARPRLDDLAQRIDSTATWDDLVLPETQRQILRDIAAHLCQRAKVYQKWGFAGKSSRGLGISALFSGASGTGKTMAAEVLAKELRLDLYRIDLSAVVSKYIGETEKNLRRIFDAAEAGGVVLLFDEADALFGKRTEVKDSHDRHANVEVSYLLQRMEAYQGLAVLTTNLKGSLDQAFLRRIRFVVQFPFPDATQRAEIWQRIFPTTTPTEELDVQKLAKLNVAGGNIRSIAMNAAFLAADTGESVMMKHILQATRSEYVKLERSLTDVEIKGWI, encoded by the coding sequence ATGAACATTACAACCACTGACGGCTGGTATCAAGCCAATTCTCACTACCTGATGACCGCAGTGGCAACGGTGCATCGGGCATTAGAGCATTATATTGCCCGTAAAAAGGATCGAGCGATCGCACCAGTCCCCAACGACCAATCAATAGAAGCGATCGCCTCCTCAATGCCAACCCCTCCAGCATTAGAGCAGCTCTGCACCACCTTCAACCTGTCCTCCTTCGAGCGCGATATCCTACTGTTGTGCGCTGGTATGGCAATCTTTCCTGACTTCCCCGCACTCTGCGCTAACGCCCAAGAAAACCGGGAAATCACTTATCCCACCTTCGGCTTAGCTTTAGAAGTTTTCCCGAAAGCGCATTGGAGCGCCTTCACTCCCCAAGCACCCTTGCGTCACTGGAAATTATTGCAAATTGGAACGGGTCAAGTCCTTACCTCGTGTCCCTTGCAGATTGACGAAAGCGTTCTGCACTATCTTTTTGGGGAGCCGTATCAAGACCAGCAGCTATTGAGCGTAATTAAGCCGATGCCAGTAGAAGCATCCGGTATTCCGCTACAACCCTCGCACCAGCAGATAGTAGAACGGCTAGCAGCCTTGTTGCATAGAGGAGAAGAGACGGAGAGCAGAGGACAAATCCCCATTGTGCAATTGTGCGGTATGGATGCAACCGACAAGCGGGCGATCGCATCTGCTGCTGGCGCTATTGCACAGCGTCCCTTAAAAATTATGTCCGTTTATCGCTTACCAACTGATTTGGAAGATAGCGATCGCTTACTGCGGCGGTGGGAAAGGGAAGTCGCATTGACAGGTAGCGTTCTATTATTGGATTGCGATCGCTTAAATACAGGCGATACAGTACGAGAAAATGCTATTTTGCAGCTGATCGAAGAAACTAGCATCCCCCTCATCATTACTACGGAAGAACGACTGCATTCCCCGCAACGTTCTATCATCACCTTCGACATTCCTAAACTTACCCGCAGCGAACAGCTAGCGATTTGGCAGTCTAACTTAGGCGCGATCGCTGCTGAACTGAACGGACACGTAGAAACGCTAGTCTCTCAATTCAACCTCAACACTCCTGCCATTCAAGCCGCGTGTAGCCAATTAAAAATTAAACATGAACAATTAAATATAAAAGTGGAAGATTCTTCCAGCCCAAATCAATTATGGGACTTCTGCCGCGTACAAGCACGTCCGCGCCTAGACGATCTAGCTCAACGCATCGATTCAACTGCTACTTGGGATGACTTGGTTTTACCAGAAACACAACGCCAAATCTTGCGCGATATTGCGGCTCATCTTTGCCAACGAGCTAAAGTTTACCAAAAATGGGGATTTGCTGGCAAAAGCAGTCGTGGTTTAGGGATTAGCGCTCTCTTTTCTGGAGCTTCTGGTACTGGTAAGACAATGGCAGCAGAAGTGCTAGCAAAAGAATTGCGACTTGACCTATATCGGATTGATTTAAGTGCAGTAGTTAGTAAATATATTGGCGAAACAGAAAAGAATCTGCGGAGAATCTTTGATGCGGCAGAAGCGGGAGGTGTGGTTTTATTATTTGATGAAGCCGATGCTTTGTTTGGTAAGCGTACCGAAGTGAAAGACAGCCACGATCGCCATGCCAATGTTGAAGTTAGCTATTTATTACAACGAATGGAAGCGTATCAAGGTTTGGCAGTTTTGACGACTAATTTAAAAGGTTCGTTAGACCAAGCTTTTCTGCGTCGCATTCGCTTTGTTGTTCAGTTTCCGTTTCCAGATGCCACCCAACGTGCGGAAATTTGGCAGCGTATCTTTCCCACAACCACGCCAACTGAAGAGTTGGATGTGCAGAAACTAGCAAAATTAAATGTAGCTGGGGGAAATATTCGCAGTATTGCGATGAATGCTGCTTTTTTGGCAGCGGATACTGGAGAATCTGTGATGATGAAACATATTTTGCAAGCGACTAGAAGCGAATATGTGAAATTAGAGCGATCGCTCACGGATGTAGAAATTAAAGGTTGGATTTAA
- a CDS encoding M48 family metallopeptidase encodes MKPVWNSWAFALVLLSASPVAVLAEPTSPPTVIVTPVPKKTETPTSQPEDTSTQKDSPPTVIVTPVPTTPKAEETSTPEVQPSAEETKPEPSSEASEKPDTKPESDTDEKAEEEEKPTPEEIAQQEKIIEADKLYLGGQFAAAEKLYREAKGTFANATEKTERKEAITDTDKLAPAGRVYWREAQAGIQQKLESKIFVPLQFLVEQYPEFIPGQVEYAKALRDYNQVEKSLQVLERASTVYPAEPMLLKAKIAAYGQNKKWLEASLSARQFALLNPNHPEAAEFATLAEENLKRYQSHLRAELRGNAIANAITGALSYAFTGSLFGPLTAVESAALMLRGESAIGRSVAKQAKRELPLVEDEEVLNYVREIGNKLATVAGRQDFEYEFFVVLDDDLNAFALPGGKVFVNAGAIARTHSEAELAGLLAHELSHAVLSHGFQLVTQGNLTASVTGFIPYAGNTVTNLIVFDYSRDMERQADILGTRILSATGYAADGMRNLMVTLSKQDRDRPIFTWLSTHPITDERTRYLESLIQSNGYNRYAYEGVARHNEIKAKVKKILDEAKKKEKERKRKRDRD; translated from the coding sequence ATGAAACCTGTCTGGAATTCCTGGGCTTTTGCGCTTGTGCTATTGTCCGCTTCCCCCGTAGCAGTGCTAGCGGAACCGACATCGCCTCCTACGGTGATCGTGACTCCAGTTCCCAAGAAAACTGAAACCCCAACCTCTCAACCAGAGGATACCAGCACGCAAAAGGATTCACCTCCGACGGTAATCGTCACTCCAGTTCCGACAACCCCGAAAGCGGAAGAAACCAGCACCCCCGAAGTCCAACCCTCTGCTGAGGAAACAAAACCAGAACCCAGTTCGGAAGCAAGTGAAAAGCCGGATACCAAACCAGAATCCGATACAGACGAAAAAGCTGAGGAGGAGGAGAAACCGACTCCAGAAGAAATTGCTCAACAAGAGAAAATAATTGAGGCGGATAAGCTTTATCTGGGGGGACAATTTGCTGCGGCTGAAAAGCTTTATCGGGAGGCAAAAGGAACTTTTGCTAATGCAACTGAGAAAACTGAGCGAAAAGAAGCCATTACTGACACGGATAAGTTAGCACCAGCGGGGAGGGTATATTGGCGCGAGGCTCAAGCGGGTATACAACAAAAACTGGAGAGCAAAATTTTTGTTCCGCTGCAATTTTTAGTAGAGCAGTATCCTGAATTTATTCCCGGTCAGGTAGAGTATGCAAAAGCGCTGCGGGATTACAATCAGGTAGAAAAATCTTTACAGGTTTTGGAACGGGCAAGCACTGTTTATCCTGCCGAACCGATGTTGCTCAAAGCAAAAATTGCAGCATACGGTCAAAATAAAAAATGGTTAGAAGCTTCGCTATCAGCACGTCAATTTGCGTTGCTTAACCCGAATCATCCAGAGGCGGCAGAGTTTGCAACGTTAGCGGAAGAGAATCTGAAACGTTATCAATCGCATTTACGCGCCGAGTTGAGAGGGAATGCGATCGCTAATGCGATTACGGGGGCTTTAAGCTATGCCTTCACGGGCAGTTTGTTTGGCCCTCTAACTGCCGTTGAAAGCGCTGCACTGATGCTGCGGGGAGAATCCGCGATTGGTCGATCGGTGGCAAAACAAGCAAAACGCGAACTGCCACTGGTTGAAGATGAAGAGGTGTTGAATTACGTTCGAGAAATTGGAAATAAATTAGCAACGGTAGCCGGACGCCAAGATTTTGAGTATGAATTTTTTGTGGTTTTAGATGACGATCTCAACGCTTTTGCGCTACCAGGAGGCAAGGTTTTTGTGAATGCGGGGGCGATCGCTCGCACCCATTCTGAGGCAGAATTAGCCGGTTTATTAGCTCATGAATTATCTCATGCCGTTCTCTCTCATGGGTTTCAATTAGTAACGCAGGGAAATCTTACGGCTAGCGTGACCGGATTTATTCCTTATGCTGGGAATACCGTCACCAATCTGATTGTTTTTGACTACAGCCGCGACATGGAACGTCAGGCGGATATTCTCGGAACTCGCATTCTCAGTGCTACCGGCTATGCGGCGGATGGGATGCGGAATCTGATGGTGACGCTAAGCAAGCAAGATCGCGATCGCCCGATCTTCACTTGGCTTTCCACGCACCCGATCACTGATGAGCGGACTCGGTATTTAGAAAGTTTAATTCAGAGTAACGGCTACAACCGCTATGCCTATGAAGGAGTAGCACGACACAACGAAATTAAGGCAAAAGTGAAGAAAATTCTAGACGAGGCGAAGAAGAAAGAAAAAGAACGCAAACGAAAGCGCGATCGCGATTAG
- a CDS encoding class I SAM-dependent methyltransferase, whose amino-acid sequence MQRVLEPEVMDSWEEAVEYDAMDFTEINAAFAQRAIELGTTNATVLDAGTGTARIPILIGRKCPQWQIIGIDMAESMLQIGRENVEEGGLEKQITLEFVDAKNLPYQDGQFDMVISNSLFHHLPNPLPFLQELKRVLKPQGAIFIRDLIRPPSEEIMNSLVESIGKEYDKHQKRLFRDSLHAAFTLDEVQDLVQQAGLEGVTVERSSDRHWSAERAWVDPA is encoded by the coding sequence ATGCAAAGAGTATTAGAACCCGAAGTCATGGACAGTTGGGAAGAAGCTGTTGAATATGACGCAATGGACTTTACAGAGATAAACGCAGCGTTTGCTCAGCGGGCAATTGAGTTAGGAACAACAAATGCAACTGTGCTGGATGCTGGAACTGGAACCGCTCGAATTCCCATTTTAATTGGTCGGAAATGCCCTCAATGGCAAATCATTGGTATCGATATGGCAGAATCAATGCTGCAAATTGGCAGGGAAAATGTGGAAGAAGGTGGTTTAGAAAAACAAATAACTTTGGAATTTGTTGATGCCAAGAATTTACCTTATCAAGATGGACAATTTGATATGGTAATTTCTAATAGCCTGTTTCACCATCTACCAAATCCATTGCCATTCTTGCAAGAACTGAAACGAGTGTTAAAGCCACAGGGTGCTATTTTCATCCGCGATTTAATTCGTCCTCCTAGCGAGGAAATTATGAATTCTCTGGTGGAAAGTATCGGTAAAGAGTACGACAAACACCAAAAGAGGTTATTCCGCGACTCTCTCCACGCTGCGTTTACCTTGGATGAAGTGCAAGACTTAGTGCAACAAGCTGGTTTAGAGGGTGTTACAGTTGAGCGATCGAGCGATCGCCATTGGAGTGCCGAACGAGCATGGGTTGATCCCGCTTAA